One part of the Paraglaciecola sp. L3A3 genome encodes these proteins:
- a CDS encoding adenylosuccinate synthase, with translation MAKNVVVLGTQWGDEGKGKVVDLLTDQATYVVRYQGGHNAGHTLVIDGEKTVLHLIPSGILRENVTCVIGNGVVLSPEALLKETAMLEERGVPVKERLRISEACPLILPYHVELDMAREKALGKKAIGTTGRGIGPAYEDKVSRRGLRVGDLFNPEDFAVKLKTILEYHNFMLTNYYKVEPVSYEKVLADALAVADILKAMVVDVTDVLDKARLRGDAIMFEGAQGTLLDIDHGTYPYVTSSNTTVGGVATGAGFGPLHLDYVLGIVKAYTTRVGSGPFPTELDCEVGQHLGVKGHEFGATTGRKRRTGWFDAVAMKRAVQINSITGFCLTKLDVLDGLESLSICTGYKDAAGNISDVPPMAADGYELITPVYESMPGWSENSFGVTQYDELPQAAKNYIKRLEELTGVPIDIISTGPDRNETIVLRHPFEV, from the coding sequence ATGGCTAAAAATGTTGTTGTACTCGGCACCCAATGGGGTGATGAGGGTAAAGGTAAGGTTGTTGATTTGCTCACTGATCAAGCAACCTATGTTGTTCGTTATCAAGGCGGTCACAATGCTGGACACACTCTTGTAATTGACGGTGAAAAAACTGTCCTACATTTAATTCCATCTGGTATTTTGCGCGAAAACGTTACTTGTGTCATAGGTAACGGTGTAGTACTTAGCCCAGAAGCTTTGCTAAAAGAAACCGCAATGTTAGAAGAACGTGGCGTTCCAGTAAAAGAACGCTTACGTATCAGCGAAGCTTGTCCACTTATTTTGCCGTACCACGTTGAGCTAGACATGGCTCGTGAAAAAGCGTTAGGTAAAAAAGCAATTGGTACCACAGGTCGCGGTATTGGTCCTGCATACGAAGACAAAGTCTCTCGTCGTGGTTTACGTGTGGGTGATTTGTTTAATCCTGAAGACTTCGCAGTAAAACTTAAAACCATCCTCGAATACCATAACTTCATGTTAACCAACTACTATAAAGTTGAGCCTGTTAGTTATGAAAAAGTATTAGCTGATGCGTTAGCAGTAGCTGACATATTAAAAGCTATGGTCGTTGATGTAACCGACGTTTTAGATAAAGCACGTTTACGTGGTGATGCCATCATGTTTGAAGGCGCTCAAGGTACATTATTAGATATTGACCACGGAACTTATCCTTATGTCACATCTTCAAATACCACTGTAGGCGGTGTAGCAACTGGCGCAGGGTTTGGTCCGTTACACTTAGATTACGTACTGGGTATCGTGAAAGCTTATACCACTCGCGTAGGTTCTGGCCCTTTCCCTACAGAGCTTGATTGTGAGGTAGGTCAACACTTAGGTGTTAAAGGCCATGAATTTGGTGCCACCACTGGCCGTAAACGTCGTACCGGTTGGTTTGATGCTGTTGCTATGAAACGCGCCGTACAAATTAATTCGATTACCGGCTTCTGTTTAACTAAGTTAGACGTATTAGATGGCCTAGAAAGCTTAAGCATTTGTACTGGTTATAAAGATGCCGCAGGAAATATCTCAGATGTGCCGCCAATGGCCGCTGATGGTTACGAGTTAATTACGCCAGTGTACGAAAGTATGCCTGGTTGGAGTGAAAACTCTTTTGGTGTAACTCAATACGATGAGTTACCGCAAGCTGCTAAAAATTATATCAAACGCCTAGAAGAATTAACTGGCGTGCCAATTGATATTATTTCTACTGGCCCTGATCGTAACGAAACCATTGTATTACGTCATCCATTTGAAGTGTAA
- a CDS encoding GGDEF domain-containing protein, whose amino-acid sequence MDKIIQDQTLTQKNLKQIRLLAVIGAALLACFIFVDLQLLPITLQKVYIQSRFLIQLPICGLFIIITFAPFYPRIHQFSMCFTILCVVYGNYWLILRCWQLEQFSFPYEGTVIYSLFVLFVFRIKFKYALFFVTCTLAGFILLTMSYPIYGERNSISLAFVLCGLVVGLMGVYQIENVFKKLFSLNTQLAHLSQIDQLTNLLNRGTYESRFTQLLELSKRNGASVCVFFIDLDNFKAYNDGYGHLKGDEIIKLQADMLQQIFRRNTDIIARYGGEEYVVVTANLSEEQCIESANEIISSWESKKMPHGKVAQREYVSCSVGFYREEVDQFSSKDKLVAKADEALYLAKAQGRNRFVQAQSNVSLIS is encoded by the coding sequence ATGGATAAAATCATTCAAGATCAAACATTGACTCAAAAAAATTTAAAACAAATCAGGCTACTGGCTGTCATTGGTGCAGCATTGCTCGCCTGTTTTATTTTTGTAGATTTACAATTATTGCCCATCACTCTGCAAAAAGTGTATATACAGTCTAGATTTTTGATCCAGTTACCAATCTGTGGGCTTTTTATAATAATTACCTTTGCGCCTTTTTATCCCAGAATTCATCAGTTTTCCATGTGTTTCACTATATTATGTGTCGTGTATGGCAATTATTGGCTGATACTTAGATGTTGGCAATTAGAGCAATTCTCATTTCCTTATGAAGGAACTGTAATTTACAGTTTGTTCGTTCTGTTTGTGTTTCGAATTAAATTTAAATACGCCTTATTTTTTGTTACTTGCACCTTAGCGGGATTTATCCTGCTTACTATGTCTTATCCTATTTATGGCGAAAGAAACTCAATCAGTTTGGCTTTTGTTTTATGCGGTTTAGTAGTTGGCTTGATGGGAGTTTATCAAATTGAAAATGTTTTTAAAAAACTGTTTTCTTTGAATACCCAACTTGCGCACTTGAGCCAGATAGACCAACTAACAAATCTGTTAAATCGGGGCACTTATGAAAGTCGTTTTACTCAACTACTTGAGTTGAGTAAGCGCAATGGCGCTAGCGTGTGCGTGTTCTTTATTGATTTAGATAACTTCAAAGCTTACAACGATGGTTATGGCCACTTAAAAGGTGATGAAATTATCAAATTGCAGGCCGATATGTTGCAGCAAATATTTCGTAGAAACACCGACATAATTGCCCGCTACGGTGGTGAAGAATACGTGGTAGTGACGGCAAACCTATCTGAAGAACAATGTATTGAAAGTGCGAATGAGATTATTAGTAGTTGGGAAAGTAAGAAAATGCCCCACGGTAAAGTGGCTCAAAGAGAATACGTTAGCTGTTCAGTGGGTTTTTACCGAGAAGAGGTCGATCAGTTTTCAAGCAAAGATAAGTTGGTGGCAAAAGCAGATGAAGCGCTTTATTTAGCTAAAGCGCAAGGTCGCAACCGATTTGTGCAAGCACAAAGTAATGTCAGCCTGATAAGTTGA
- the fis gene encoding DNA-binding transcriptional regulator Fis, with the protein MFEQNVTSPFTTTVTTPSQTQAQKPLRDSVKQAVNKYLKQLDNTNIENLYELVMAEVEAPMLEEIMTFTRGNQTRASIMLGINRGTLRKKLKQYGMN; encoded by the coding sequence ATGTTCGAACAAAATGTAACTTCTCCGTTTACCACTACGGTAACTACTCCTTCGCAAACTCAGGCGCAGAAACCTCTTCGCGATTCAGTTAAACAGGCAGTTAACAAGTATCTTAAGCAACTTGATAACACTAATATCGAAAACTTATATGAGCTAGTAATGGCTGAAGTTGAAGCGCCTATGCTTGAAGAGATTATGACCTTTACACGTGGTAACCAAACTCGTGCATCTATCATGTTAGGTATCAATCGCGGTACTTTACGTAAAAAATTAAAACAATATGGCATGAACTAA
- the dusB gene encoding tRNA dihydrouridine synthase DusB, with the protein MQIGPYALENNLILAPMAGVTDRPFRQLCKRLGAGLVVSEMLSSNPRVWNSDKSKQRMDHQGEDGVRAVQIAGADPLLMAQAAQFNVSNGAQIVDINMGCPAKKVNKKLAGSALLQDPLLVEKIIRAVVAAVDVPVTLKIRTGWDVENRNGVDIAKIAQDNGIQSLAVHGRTRACMYKGNAEYDTIKAIKKAVSIPVVANGDITCALKAKQVLEFTGADALMIGRGAQGHPWIFREILHYLQTGQLLAAPSLGEVSSILLEHVANVHQFYGEFLGCRIARKHVGWYLAEQDQQRLFRAKFNAIEDAQQQLDALSTYFDKLVDEPAFSLVSPTV; encoded by the coding sequence ATGCAGATTGGTCCATATGCGTTAGAAAACAATTTGATACTCGCTCCAATGGCAGGAGTCACTGATAGGCCTTTTAGACAATTATGTAAACGTCTAGGGGCAGGATTAGTGGTATCAGAAATGCTGTCTTCAAATCCTAGAGTATGGAACTCTGATAAGTCTAAACAAAGGATGGATCACCAAGGTGAAGACGGTGTGCGAGCAGTACAAATTGCGGGAGCTGATCCCCTATTAATGGCGCAAGCTGCCCAGTTCAATGTGAGCAATGGTGCACAGATTGTCGATATTAATATGGGCTGTCCAGCAAAAAAGGTAAACAAGAAGTTAGCAGGCTCTGCACTATTACAGGATCCTCTATTGGTTGAAAAAATCATTAGAGCTGTAGTTGCGGCAGTTGATGTGCCTGTTACATTAAAAATACGCACAGGCTGGGATGTTGAGAACCGTAATGGTGTAGATATAGCCAAAATTGCACAAGACAATGGAATTCAATCGTTAGCGGTGCATGGTCGCACCCGAGCCTGTATGTACAAAGGCAATGCAGAATACGACACCATTAAGGCTATTAAAAAAGCTGTGTCTATACCTGTTGTTGCCAACGGTGATATCACTTGTGCCCTTAAAGCAAAGCAAGTTTTAGAATTTACCGGAGCAGATGCTTTGATGATAGGTCGCGGAGCCCAGGGTCACCCTTGGATCTTTCGTGAAATATTACATTATCTGCAAACTGGCCAATTATTGGCTGCACCTAGTCTTGGCGAAGTGAGCAGTATTTTGCTTGAACACGTTGCCAATGTTCATCAGTTTTATGGTGAATTTCTGGGGTGCAGAATTGCCCGCAAACATGTGGGTTGGTATTTGGCCGAACAAGACCAGCAAAGACTGTTTCGTGCAAAGTTCAATGCTATTGAGGATGCTCAGCAGCAACTTGACGCGTTAAGCACGTATTTTGATAAATTGGTAGATGAACCAGCGTTTTCGCTAGTTTCGCCTACTGTGTAA
- a CDS encoding DUF1592 domain-containing protein, whose amino-acid sequence MSNSKNLKPLLFLFILGVALLIGAYFAPIDSQDSEGLLRFFGRFHVLLLHFPVTLLLLAPILSLTTKLKRFEHLKPAIRPIWWLGAISAVATVSMGLLLASNEGFAFTEVQQHMIAGVSVALLALYCTGLITFGSTTFLGKAHYATASALLTVTIFIAAHEGGNLVHGDTYLTRYSPEPFRTWLSPEEQKLDISQVDDTHYVETVRPLLQNYCFGCHGPDTQKANVRLDILNPDFINGADAEHWHAALDMINTAEMPPKKKKQPTGEERRIIVDWMTQGIQLAKAAKQGESKQVLRRLTKEQYTNTLQDLLGIEVNFGRELPNDPLSSIGFSNSGELLQSSTLHLETFEKIARDALGKVIVGPEKPKVHHYRMRFGDDIGQQENNTLSVGYMDKAVPAEDFYVEILDEQGQPTKDTNGIKKYFSGSMRGSDTKRFLIQEKGIDLYSATPHQEVIEAGKYGTWNGPSPNLSMQIKDQFPSTGDFIVRVKASASPGFNKAMNSIAALNNQTPLAKLNDDGAPIIDKNSQAQSDTSKITKKTGIEPSKEKPRFYIKSAQAEDVLVQSKLLLKSNGGSFYQIDLVHPELASGNTAELNIKVDNLPEFSTTLSPSGKAKVGEPVVSSIASAYLSKINHKITIKAKADFPGYSDIVVTQLDKDHLVAKNHPDKSFKNLVSNQTQPILLPYLGTRTDDGMDYRNFAPGAKVSGQNQLYTFKGRLENLPIPTHGTKGDHITSSSLKVGVWNDDKIKSADQLGSSMNIDYIEFEAPYFEQWPTARHKNIFFDTAEKDKEYAKQVITKFAERAFRRPVTEDEVAPFIGLWQELQPEFDTFEEGVQEALVAILCSPRFLYLVEPKAEQHVAQADSSQSWLTSLSDLFSVGEAHASENTSQAIDQFSLASRLSYFLWNTAPDQELLNLAKNGELTNQITDQLSRMISDDKKLQHFIQIFAAQWLRLDRQQGQTVDIATFPDYTRFVKQDMKLETEQFIQYLIQQDKTVLNIIDSDFAMLNQNLAEFYGIDNVIGPDFRPVKLPAEQARGGLLSQGAFLTGHADGTHSHPVKRAVWVKSKILGDEPPPPPPNVPDLDPDTPGFDKLTLKQQLELHRDKDSCRDCHAKIDPYGVVFEHFDAVGRYRDDYKGLPIDATSILPDGTAINGMLEIKQYLLKEEADKVALSVIKHLFSYALGREVSYRDDAELEDILQQVKANDYRMQSLLLAIVNSPSFNQI is encoded by the coding sequence GTGTCAAATTCTAAAAATTTAAAACCATTATTATTCCTGTTTATACTAGGAGTGGCGTTATTGATAGGCGCTTATTTTGCACCTATTGATTCTCAAGATAGTGAAGGTTTATTGCGCTTCTTTGGCCGCTTTCATGTATTGCTTCTACATTTTCCAGTAACGCTCTTATTATTGGCTCCAATTTTATCTTTAACCACTAAACTAAAACGTTTTGAACATTTAAAGCCAGCGATTCGACCAATTTGGTGGCTTGGTGCCATCAGTGCTGTTGCTACAGTTAGCATGGGTTTACTTTTAGCGTCAAACGAAGGCTTTGCTTTTACAGAAGTGCAACAGCATATGATTGCTGGTGTAAGTGTGGCACTGTTAGCTTTATATTGTACGGGTCTCATCACATTTGGTTCCACCACTTTCCTTGGTAAAGCTCACTACGCCACCGCCAGTGCACTGCTCACTGTTACTATATTTATAGCCGCTCACGAAGGTGGGAATTTAGTCCATGGCGATACTTATCTTACTCGTTATTCACCAGAGCCTTTCCGCACTTGGTTAAGTCCTGAAGAGCAAAAATTAGATATAAGCCAGGTAGACGACACTCATTATGTGGAAACTGTGCGCCCTTTATTACAAAACTACTGTTTTGGTTGCCACGGCCCTGATACACAAAAAGCAAACGTTCGCTTAGATATTCTTAATCCTGATTTTATCAATGGAGCAGATGCAGAACATTGGCATGCCGCATTAGATATGATCAACACAGCAGAAATGCCACCCAAAAAGAAAAAACAACCCACTGGCGAAGAGCGTCGCATTATTGTGGACTGGATGACGCAAGGCATTCAATTAGCTAAAGCTGCTAAACAAGGCGAAAGTAAACAAGTGCTGCGCCGTTTAACCAAAGAACAATATACCAATACCTTACAAGATTTATTAGGTATTGAAGTTAACTTTGGTCGAGAACTACCTAATGATCCCCTTTCAAGTATAGGCTTTAGTAATAGCGGGGAGTTATTACAGAGTTCAACACTGCATTTAGAAACATTCGAAAAAATCGCTCGAGACGCTTTAGGTAAAGTCATAGTCGGTCCTGAAAAACCTAAAGTTCATCACTATCGCATGCGTTTTGGTGACGACATAGGTCAACAAGAAAATAACACCCTTTCAGTAGGTTATATGGATAAAGCCGTTCCTGCAGAAGATTTTTATGTAGAAATCCTCGACGAACAAGGTCAACCAACTAAAGATACAAACGGCATCAAGAAATACTTTAGTGGCAGTATGCGTGGCTCAGATACTAAGCGCTTTTTGATACAAGAAAAAGGCATAGATTTATATTCCGCCACACCTCACCAAGAAGTGATTGAAGCAGGTAAATACGGCACATGGAATGGTCCTTCGCCTAACCTTTCGATGCAAATAAAGGATCAATTCCCCTCTACTGGAGATTTTATTGTCAGAGTTAAAGCTTCAGCTTCACCAGGCTTTAATAAAGCAATGAACTCAATTGCGGCTCTGAATAATCAAACGCCACTGGCGAAACTAAATGATGATGGCGCACCAATAATAGATAAAAACAGCCAAGCACAATCTGATACATCAAAAATTACTAAAAAAACTGGAATTGAACCTAGCAAGGAAAAACCCAGATTTTATATTAAATCAGCACAAGCTGAAGACGTGTTAGTACAATCTAAACTGCTATTAAAAAGTAACGGAGGGAGCTTTTATCAAATTGACCTCGTTCATCCAGAGCTAGCCTCTGGCAACACAGCCGAACTAAACATAAAAGTAGATAATTTGCCTGAATTTAGCACGACGTTATCGCCTTCTGGTAAAGCAAAAGTAGGTGAGCCAGTGGTTTCTAGTATTGCATCAGCATACCTAAGCAAGATAAATCACAAGATTACAATAAAAGCTAAAGCCGATTTCCCTGGATATAGCGATATAGTGGTTACACAACTTGATAAAGATCACCTAGTTGCGAAAAATCACCCGGACAAGTCATTTAAAAACCTAGTGAGCAATCAAACTCAACCTATATTATTGCCTTATTTAGGTACCAGAACCGATGATGGCATGGACTATCGAAACTTTGCTCCGGGTGCCAAAGTCAGCGGACAAAACCAGCTATATACTTTTAAAGGACGACTAGAAAACCTTCCTATACCAACCCACGGCACTAAAGGTGATCACATCACCAGCAGTAGTTTAAAAGTAGGGGTTTGGAACGATGACAAGATTAAATCAGCTGACCAACTGGGTTCAAGCATGAATATTGATTACATCGAATTTGAAGCACCTTATTTTGAACAATGGCCTACCGCGAGACATAAAAATATATTTTTCGATACAGCAGAGAAAGATAAGGAATATGCCAAACAAGTAATCACTAAATTTGCTGAGCGTGCTTTTAGACGTCCCGTAACAGAAGATGAAGTAGCACCTTTCATTGGTCTTTGGCAAGAACTACAACCTGAATTCGATACGTTCGAAGAAGGTGTACAAGAAGCATTAGTGGCCATTTTATGTTCACCTCGCTTTTTATACCTAGTTGAACCAAAAGCAGAGCAACACGTTGCCCAAGCGGATAGTTCACAGTCTTGGCTAACAAGTTTAAGCGATTTATTTTCTGTCGGCGAAGCTCACGCCAGTGAAAATACTAGTCAGGCAATTGATCAATTCTCTCTAGCCAGTCGACTGTCTTATTTCTTATGGAATACTGCTCCAGACCAAGAATTATTAAACCTTGCTAAAAATGGTGAGTTAACTAACCAAATCACAGATCAATTATCTCGAATGATTAGTGATGATAAGAAGCTACAACATTTTATTCAAATATTTGCAGCCCAGTGGTTAAGGTTAGATAGACAACAAGGACAAACTGTCGACATTGCTACATTTCCTGACTATACGCGTTTTGTAAAACAGGACATGAAGTTAGAAACCGAACAATTTATCCAATACTTAATTCAGCAAGACAAAACGGTACTGAATATCATTGATTCGGATTTTGCTATGTTGAATCAAAACCTAGCAGAGTTTTACGGCATAGATAATGTTATTGGTCCAGATTTTCGCCCTGTGAAATTACCAGCAGAGCAAGCTCGTGGCGGCTTATTATCCCAAGGCGCTTTTTTGACCGGACATGCGGATGGTACACACAGCCACCCGGTAAAACGTGCGGTATGGGTGAAATCTAAAATTCTTGGTGACGAGCCACCGCCTCCTCCACCCAATGTGCCTGACTTAGATCCTGACACCCCTGGATTTGATAAGCTTACACTTAAACAGCAACTTGAATTACATCGTGACAAAGACTCTTGTCGTGACTGCCATGCCAAAATTGATCCTTATGGTGTGGTATTTGAACACTTTGATGCAGTAGGGCGTTATAGAGATGACTATAAAGGGTTACCTATTGATGCCACGTCTATTTTACCAGACGGTACTGCAATTAATGGCATGCTTGAAATTAAGCAATACTTGCTAAAAGAAGAAGCAGATAAAGTCGCTTTATCTGTAATCAAACATTTATTCTCATACGCTCTTGGCCGTGAGGTTAGTTACCGTGATGACGCTGAGCTTGAAGACATTTTACAACAAGTCAAAGCTAACGATTATCGTATGCAAAGTTTATTATTGGCTATTGTGAATAGCCCATCATTCAACCAAATATAA
- a CDS encoding tetratricopeptide repeat protein — protein MNNIVNITPENFQQVILQDSQSKIVMVEFWAEGYEPSAAIAPLIANVAARFSDNLIHARVDCQQQQEIAGQFGVQGLPTVILVKEGQPLDGFAGPQTEEQIVALLEKHLPKVEDGLYQQATELVTAGDYQQAYPLLKQANELAPERADIKLLLADSQVELGQLKPAKALLDTIGLVDQDALFKSILGKIELAEQAAESPEIKALQAKLAEQPDSLEIKTELAIQLHQANQTEEALELIMSVLLVDLNFGEAKKFTLDMINALPDGDPLKSKYRRKIYSLLY, from the coding sequence ATGAACAACATAGTAAACATCACCCCAGAAAACTTTCAGCAAGTCATCCTACAAGACTCTCAATCTAAAATAGTCATGGTAGAGTTTTGGGCTGAGGGATATGAGCCCAGTGCCGCTATTGCACCTTTAATAGCCAATGTTGCCGCTAGATTTAGTGACAACCTTATTCATGCTCGCGTAGATTGCCAACAACAACAAGAAATTGCCGGACAATTTGGTGTACAAGGATTACCCACAGTTATCTTAGTTAAAGAAGGCCAACCACTAGATGGTTTTGCTGGTCCACAAACCGAAGAACAAATAGTCGCTTTGCTAGAAAAACATCTACCTAAAGTTGAAGACGGCTTATACCAGCAGGCAACTGAACTAGTGACAGCAGGTGATTATCAACAAGCCTACCCTTTACTAAAACAAGCGAACGAATTAGCCCCTGAAAGAGCTGATATCAAATTACTATTAGCAGACAGCCAAGTTGAACTCGGCCAACTAAAACCAGCTAAAGCGCTACTAGATACAATTGGATTAGTAGATCAAGATGCGCTGTTTAAAAGCATTTTAGGTAAGATAGAATTAGCAGAACAAGCCGCCGAATCCCCAGAAATAAAAGCACTACAAGCTAAATTAGCTGAGCAGCCGGATTCATTAGAAATAAAAACTGAACTGGCCATACAATTACACCAAGCCAACCAAACAGAAGAAGCCCTAGAGCTAATTATGTCGGTGTTATTGGTAGACTTAAACTTTGGTGAAGCGAAAAAATTCACTTTAGATATGATCAACGCATTACCAGACGGCGACCCATTGAAGTCTAAATATCGTCGTAAGATATATAGTCTGCTTTATTAA
- a CDS encoding methyl-accepting chemotaxis protein: protein MQAFRAHIRNKLLLMLVCALSVILITVFTGFSSMNSVMNNYSDTVNREAVIMLEVADLNVQFKTQVQEWKNTLIRGAEPKQLDKYWGRFNDSAAQIKSHYQDLLTMIAKEHPARAHIQEFAKVYPNMLVAYQQGYDNFIRSDKNIQVADKSVKGIDRAPTESLNLAVAAVSKNILGFKTSSIKKSDSTLMLTQVSTLTIIILILVAVSWFINKKVISPLKIISRASQTIAKGDLTSHIENTSQDEIGQVAKNFTLIQVGLSKVLTSIITDIRGLGSIIANLSAAFESVKMGLQKQVDESTRLAVNMQQLSSSNDSVNQAISDANVLVGECAELADAGQSMFKNNLVTSHNMLDATNHASSIVTTLKADSDSIGNVVNVISGIADQTNLLALNAAIEAARAGESGRGFAVVADEVRSLATKTQQSTQQISENIAKLQKAADAAVAAMSHGKEQAEASLSQTQESQEFVNSMTQVINKISDLHGLIELEMTQQQEQTDTINLALSTIEQQSEQSQQEALVVDDASKQLANIYSHVDIATKELKIRS, encoded by the coding sequence ATGCAAGCCTTTCGTGCACACATTAGAAATAAATTACTGTTGATGTTAGTTTGCGCATTATCTGTGATCTTAATTACAGTATTTACTGGTTTTTCGTCAATGAACTCAGTGATGAATAATTATAGCGATACAGTGAACAGAGAAGCCGTCATTATGTTAGAAGTAGCTGACTTAAATGTGCAATTTAAGACTCAAGTGCAAGAATGGAAAAATACTTTAATTAGAGGCGCTGAACCCAAACAACTTGATAAGTACTGGGGACGTTTTAACGACTCAGCTGCACAAATCAAAAGTCATTACCAAGATTTGTTAACCATGATCGCTAAAGAGCATCCCGCCAGAGCACACATTCAAGAGTTTGCTAAGGTCTATCCGAATATGTTGGTTGCTTATCAACAAGGTTACGATAATTTTATTCGCTCAGATAAAAATATCCAAGTGGCAGATAAAAGTGTCAAAGGTATAGACCGCGCTCCCACCGAAAGTTTAAATTTAGCTGTGGCGGCAGTGAGTAAAAATATTTTGGGTTTTAAAACGTCTTCAATTAAAAAGTCTGACTCTACTTTAATGCTCACTCAAGTCAGTACCCTGACAATTATAATTTTGATCTTAGTAGCAGTAAGTTGGTTTATTAATAAAAAAGTCATATCCCCTTTAAAAATAATTAGCCGAGCGTCACAAACAATTGCTAAAGGTGATTTAACTAGCCATATTGAAAACACTAGCCAAGATGAAATTGGTCAAGTGGCCAAAAACTTCACGCTGATACAAGTCGGATTAAGCAAAGTATTAACATCAATAATCACTGATATTAGAGGCTTAGGGAGCATAATTGCCAACCTGTCTGCAGCCTTTGAAAGTGTTAAGATGGGATTGCAAAAACAAGTTGATGAATCCACTAGGCTGGCTGTGAATATGCAGCAACTGTCAAGTTCGAATGACTCTGTCAATCAAGCTATTTCTGATGCTAACGTTCTAGTGGGAGAGTGCGCAGAGTTAGCCGATGCCGGCCAATCTATGTTTAAAAATAATTTAGTCACTAGTCACAATATGTTGGATGCAACCAACCATGCATCGAGTATTGTCACAACCTTAAAAGCAGACTCAGATAGTATTGGTAATGTAGTTAATGTGATTAGCGGTATTGCTGATCAAACAAATTTGTTAGCCTTAAATGCGGCAATCGAGGCGGCTCGTGCAGGTGAATCGGGTAGGGGCTTTGCTGTTGTGGCAGATGAAGTGCGTAGTTTGGCCACAAAAACTCAGCAATCAACTCAACAGATATCTGAAAATATTGCTAAGTTGCAAAAAGCTGCGGATGCTGCGGTAGCTGCTATGAGTCATGGTAAAGAACAAGCAGAAGCAAGTTTATCACAAACCCAAGAATCGCAAGAGTTTGTCAATTCAATGACGCAAGTGATTAATAAAATTAGTGACTTACATGGTTTGATCGAACTAGAGATGACTCAACAGCAAGAGCAAACAGATACCATTAATTTAGCTTTATCGACAATTGAACAACAAAGTGAACAATCTCAGCAAGAAGCGTTAGTGGTAGACGATGCTTCAAAACAGCTAGCGAATATTTATAGTCATGTAGATATCGCCACGAAAGAATTAAAAATCCGCAGTTAA
- a CDS encoding DUF2065 domain-containing protein, producing the protein MLNNILIAFAIVLIIEGVGPMLFANKWQKFLTNLSQQPVNQLRATGGVLVTIGLVSLLYLL; encoded by the coding sequence TTGCTCAACAATATACTTATCGCTTTTGCCATAGTCCTGATTATTGAAGGTGTAGGGCCTATGTTATTCGCCAATAAGTGGCAAAAATTCTTAACTAATTTATCACAACAGCCTGTTAATCAACTAAGAGCAACAGGTGGAGTATTGGTTACTATCGGTCTGGTCAGTCTATTATATTTATTATAA